A stretch of the Mustela nigripes isolate SB6536 chromosome X, MUSNIG.SB6536, whole genome shotgun sequence genome encodes the following:
- the PIGA gene encoding phosphatidylinositol N-acetylglucosaminyltransferase subunit A, with product MAYRGGGGRGQPSSSLHSCVSPGSLSTCRTRTHNICMVSDFFYPNMGGVESHIYQLSQCLIERGHKVIIVTHAYGNRKGIRYLTNGLKVYYLPLKVMYNQSTATTLFHSLPLLRYIFVRERVTIIHSHSSFSAMAHDALFHAKTMGLQTVFTDHSLFGFADVSSVLTNKLLTVSLCDTNHIICVSYTSKENTVLRAALNPEIVSVIPNAVDPTDFTPDPFRRHDSIITIVVVSRLVYRKGTDLLSGIIPELCQKYPDLNFIIGGEGPKRIILEEVRERYQLHDRVRLLGALEHKDVRNVLVQGHIFLNTSLTEAFCMAIVEAASCGLQVVSTRVGGIPEVLPENLIILCEPSVKSLCEGLEKAISQLKSGALPAPENIHNVVKTFYTWRNVAERTEKVYDLVAGEAVLPMDKRLDRLISHCGPVTGCIFALLAVFNFLFLLFLRWMTPDSVIDVAIDATGLLDSSISLK from the exons ATGGCTTATAGAGGAGGAGGTGGGCGAGGCCAGCCCTCCTCGTCTCTGCACTCCTGTGTTAGCCCTGGAAGTCTCTCCACATGTAGGACCCGTACCCATAATATATGCATGGTGTCGGACTTTTTCTATCCTAACATGGGAGGCGTGGAAAGCCACATTTACCAGCTCTCTCAGTGCCTGATTGAAAGAGGGCATAAAGTCATAATTGTCACCCATGCTTATGGAAATCGGAAAGGCATCCGTTACCTCACTAATGGCCTCAAAGTCTATTACTTGCCTCTGAAAGTCATGTACAACCAATCTACAGCCACGACCCTCTTTCACAGTCTGCCATTGCTCAGGTACATATTTGTTCGGGAGAGAGTCACGATAATCCATTCACATAGTTCTTTTTCTGCCATGGCCCATGATGCCCTCTTCCACGCCAAGACAATGGGGCTCCAGACAGTCTTCACGGACCATTCCCTTTTCGGATTTGCTGATGTCAGCTCGGTGCTTACAAACAAGCTTCTAACTGTGTCTCTTTGTGACACAAACCACATAATTTGTGTCTCTTATACTAGTAAGGAAAACACTGTGCTAAGAGCAGCACTGAATCCTGAAATAGTGTCCGTCATTCCTAATGCTGTAGATCCTACTGACTTCACTCCAGACCCATTTAGGAGGCATGATAGTATAATAACTATTGTTGTTGTCAGCAGACTTGTTTACAGAAAAG ggaCTGATTTGCTTAGTGGTATAATACCTGAACTCTGTCAGAAATATCcagatttaaatttcataattGGAGGAGAGGGACCTAAGAGAATCATTTTGGAAGAAGTACGAGAAAGGTATCAGCTACATGACAG AGTGCGTCTTTTGGGAGCCTTAGAACACAAGGATGTTAGAAATGTCTTAGTTCAAGGACATATTTTTCTTAACACTTCCCTTACTGAAGCATTCTGCATGGCAATTGTGGAAGCAGCCAGTTGTGGTTTACAG gttGTAAGTACCAGGGTTGGTGGAATTCCTGAAGTACTTCCAGAAAATCTTATCATTCTATGTGAGCCTTCTGTCAAGTCCTTGTGCGAGGGTTTGGAAAAAGCGATTTCCCAGCTGAAGTCAGGAGCATTGCCGGCTCCCGAAAATATTCATAACGTAGTAAAGACTTTCTACACCTGGAGGAATGTTGCGGAAAGAACTGAAAAA GTGTACGACCTCGTGGCAGGAGAAGCTGTGTTACCGATGGACAAACGACTGGACAGACTCATCTCTCACTGTGGCCCAGTAACCGGCTGCATTTTTGCTTTGTTGGCTGTATTcaactttctcttcctccttttcctgagATGGATGACTCCGGATTCTGTCATCGATGTCGCAATAGATGCCACAGGGCTCCTGGACTCATCAATATCCTTAAAGTAA